A single Amphiura filiformis chromosome 19, Afil_fr2py, whole genome shotgun sequence DNA region contains:
- the LOC140141527 gene encoding L-arginine-binding protein-like gives MDSMDRRGIIMPDESKSSVSKLLVVLVIIAILLSTVALIVALISLTQQRGGGTNVTVARQSKEEQLITDEERIWNIAIGHYTSSLVYIHGPSGQLKGFHVDMINAVCRLANKNCRLVYDISQRCWDSEKGQLPRGGVGLMSGWYDACAGWIKSHTRARTFEFSKSWTKPVNYYLIIKTGNPKGFDRNDVTNKTLGFVDGFINDEFCLARQTSIMGSTLSTSQITHYQLPDDLFQGILAGEVDAGLAVCHNLPDGLTCLDDVTIDCSMDRSGAGLMLRMDNELTYWWDPALERLMQTSEYRQICQDINDVHGHLPGRAPKDMCIGLQ, from the exons ATGGATTCAATGGACAGAAGGGGAATAATTATGCCAGATGAATCGAAATCCAGCGTAAGCAAACTCCTGGTAGTGCTTGTTATAATAGCCATACTATTGTCTACAGTTGCCCTGATAGTTGCGTTGATAAGCTTAACGCAGCAGAGGGGAGGTGGAACCAATGTTACTGTTGCCAGGCAGAGCAAAGAAG AGCAATTGATTACGGACGAAGAAAGGATATGGAACATTGCAATAGGGCATTATACAAGCAGCCTTGTTTATAT ACATGGGCCTTCCGGTCAGCTAAAAGGTTTCCATGTGGATATGATAAATGCAG TATGCCGATTAGCTAACAAGAATTGTCGATTAGTTTATGACATTTCGCAACGCTGTTGGGATTCAGAAAAGGGCCAATTACCAAGAGGAGGTGTAGGTCTAATGAGTGGATGGTACGACGCATGTGCGG GATGGATCAAAAGCCACACCCGAGCTCGAACTTTTGAATTTAGCAAAAGCTGGACAAAACCAGTGAATTACTATCTGATCATTAAGACGGGGAACCCAAAAGGATTCGACAGAAATGATGTAACCAACAAGACATTGGGATTTGTTGATGGGTTTATCAATGATGAATTCTGCTTGGCTCGTCAAACATCTATCATG GGTTCTACGTTGTCAACGTCACAGATAACACATTACCAACTACCTGATGACTTGTTTCAAGGCATTCTTGCTGGTGAG GTTGATGCTGGTTTAGCGGTCTGTCATAACCTGCCAGACGGTTTGACTTGTCTAGATGACGTCACCATTGACTGTTCCATGGATAGATCTGGAGCAGGTCTTATGTTGCGTATGGATAATGAGCTCACATACTGGTGGGACCCAGCATTAGAAAGACTTATGCAAACCTCGGAATATCGACAGATTTGCCAGGATATTAACGACGTTCATG GTCACCTTCCAGGACGAGCTCCAAAAGACATGTGCATTGGACTACAGTAA
- the LOC140141524 gene encoding uncharacterized protein isoform X8: protein MNMETLDASDTGMILAQGRASGANKLLMLMVVIAILLSSVALVVALISLTQNGDTSTVIVTGQDGSNAEDGRIWNIAMGHYQSNYIYIDPISGQLRGFLVDMVNAVCRMGNKNCNLVYDVWQHCWDSEKGQVQRGGVGLMSGWYDACAGWIKSHSRARTFKFSKTWSKPVDYHFIIKTGNPRGFNPTDVTNMTFGFIDGFINDEFCLARQTSIKGSTLSVTQIHHYPLPDDMLNAVLSGEVDACIAYSHIDLKPGLQRLDDPVLDCSMDASGAAIMMRMDNPLVEWWDPALERLIQTSEYWEICQDVKDEHGHMPGRDPKEMCIGY, encoded by the exons ATGAATATGGAAACTTTAGATGCGAGTGACACTGGTATGATTCTTGCACAGGGACGCGCTTCTGGTGCAAATAAGCTTCTAATGCTGATGGTGGTTATTGCAATACTATTATCTTCCGTTGCTTTGGTTGTGGCGTTAATAAGCTTAACACAGAATGGCGATACATCCACCGTTATTGTCACTGGACAAGACG GCTCCAATGCGGAGGATGGGAGGATATGGAATATTGCAATGGGACATTACCAATCTAATTACATTTACAT AGATCCGATATCTGGCCAGTTAAGGGGTTTTTTGGTAGACATGGTGAACGCGG TTTGTCGAATGGGAAATAAGAACTGTAACTTGGTGTATGACGTCTGGCAACACTGTTGGGATTCAGAAAAAGGCCAAGTACAACGAGGAGGTGTTGGTCTAATGAGTGGATGGTATGATGCTTGCGCAg GTTGGATTAAAAGTCACAGCAGAGCTCGGACTTTTAAATTCAGTAAGACATGGTCCAAACCTGTAGATTATCATTTCATCATCAAGACTGGAAACCCACGTGGATTCAATCCTACGGATGTAACTAATATGACGTTTGGATTTATAGACGGGTTTATCAATGATGAATTCTGTTTGGCTCGTCAAACTTCTATAAAG ggaTCTACACTTTCAGTTACACAAATACATCACTACCCTTTGCCTGATGACATGTTAAATGCTGTTCTTTCTGGTGAG GTGGATGCGTGTATTGCATATAGCCATATCGATCTAAAACCTGGCTTGCAGAGACTAGACGATCCTGTATTGGACTGCTCTATGGACGCATCAGGTGCCGCTATTATGATGCGTATGGATAATCCTCTAGTAGAATGGTGGGATCCTGCACTGGAACGACTTATACAAACATCGGAATATTGGGAGATATGCCAGGACGTTAAAGACGAACATG